From a single Bacillus sp. NEB1478 genomic region:
- the gltB gene encoding glutamate synthase large subunit, whose protein sequence is MTFSHLPKPQGLYQPQFEHDACGIGLYAHLKGHATHQIVKQGLHMLCQLDHRGGQGSDPLTGDGAGLMTKLPHRFFNKVLKKQLPAKGRYGVGMIFFPKDKEAQQTLEKQINYFIQQEGQTLIEWRTVPVATESIGEKAQKTCPVVKQVFIACNDSITDELVFERKLFVIRKQAEHWARKNGLQTYFASLSSQTIVYKGLLTPEQVDAFYLDLQDEDFVSPFALVHSRFSTNTFPTWERAHPNRYLIHNGEINTLQGNMNWMKAREKQFVSEAFGDDIDKLLPILDADGSDSSILDQAFEFLVLAGRKPSHTAMMMIPEPWSENPHLEQDRRAFYEFHSCLMEPWDGPTAISFTNGKQIGAILDRNGLRPARYYVTKDDYIIFSSEVGVIDVAEENVLYKERLSPGRMLLIDLEEGRIITDNEIKTEMAGEHPYDAWLTNGLLHLDDEAEESTIHLDEIRKRQKAFGYTYEDIHKYLLPVITEGKDPIGSMGNDTPLAVLSDRPQSLFNYFKQLFAQVTNPPIDAIREKIVTSTMTLLGAEGNLLHPGPQNARRIQLDSPVLTTNEFDQIKKNDISDFKTAILHTLFSEDLDNTIISFHQEAEKAIFDGASLLILSDREMTQSNSPIPVLLAVSSLHHFLVQQGLRTKVSLIVESGEVREVHHFAALIGYGADAIHPYLTYKTYEEAIKDGHINLSLQETISKYKKGVTDGIVKVMSKMGISTVQSYRGAQIFEAVGIGKEVIDRYFPATASQINGITLKEIEKEAQLRHQQGFVETIEDTLESGSDFQWRSTGEHHAFNPKTIHTLQWACRKNDYSLFKTFSKLADDERTTFLRNLFSFKSDVKSIPLEEVEPVEEIVKRFKTGAMSFGSLSQEAHESLAIAMNRLGGKSNSGEGGEDPNRFIPDEKGNNRRSAIKQVASGRFGVKSHYLVNADELQIKMAQGAKPGEGGQLPGNKVYPWVADVRGSTPGVGLISPPPHHDIYSIEDIAQLIHDLKNANREARISVKLVSKSGVGTIAAGVAKGAADVIVISGYDGGTGASPKTSIKHTGLPWELGLAETHQTLMLNGLRERVTLETDGKLMTGKDVVLAALLGAEEYGFATAPLVVLGCVMMRACHLDTCPVGVATQNPELRKKFMGDPDHVVNYMKFVAEEIREIMALLGFRTVEEMVGRTDVLTVGERAKNHWKAKHLDLTKLLYQAQGVRTCQTKQDHKIEQSLDIKEILPILSTALEEKKPVSLNLPIKNTNRVAGTIAGSEITKRYGEEGLPEDTVTLTFNGSAGQSFGAFVPRGMSLYLNGDSNDYFGKGLSGGKMIVAPPKTSDYLADDNVIIGNVAFYGATSGEAYINGLAGERFAVRNSGADIVVEGIGDHGCEYMTGGRVVVLGDTGKNFAAGMSGGIAYVYTHQPLLFKRLCNKEGIEFERLNDLDESESLKLLIQNHYAYTQSQKAAAILENWKTAQSHFIKVIPKDYKEMIKKIDDEKQAGLTEQEAVMNAFTAKSAAKKQSGIPGPTKLILK, encoded by the coding sequence ATGACATTCAGTCATTTACCAAAGCCACAGGGACTATACCAGCCACAATTCGAACATGATGCTTGTGGTATTGGTCTATACGCTCATCTAAAAGGGCATGCTACCCATCAAATAGTAAAACAAGGACTTCATATGCTATGCCAGCTAGATCACCGCGGAGGACAAGGAAGTGATCCATTAACAGGTGATGGTGCTGGCTTAATGACAAAATTACCCCACCGTTTTTTTAATAAAGTATTAAAAAAACAACTTCCTGCAAAAGGACGTTATGGAGTGGGCATGATCTTCTTTCCAAAAGACAAAGAGGCACAACAAACACTCGAAAAGCAAATTAATTATTTTATTCAACAAGAAGGACAGACATTAATTGAATGGAGAACCGTTCCCGTTGCAACAGAATCGATCGGTGAAAAAGCTCAAAAAACCTGTCCAGTTGTCAAACAAGTTTTCATAGCATGTAATGACTCTATTACAGACGAACTTGTTTTTGAACGTAAATTGTTCGTTATCCGTAAACAAGCAGAACATTGGGCGCGAAAGAATGGACTTCAAACTTATTTTGCAAGTCTATCTTCTCAAACCATTGTCTATAAAGGGCTCCTTACGCCAGAACAAGTAGATGCATTTTATCTGGACTTGCAAGATGAGGATTTTGTGTCCCCATTCGCTTTAGTGCATTCCCGTTTTAGCACAAACACGTTCCCGACTTGGGAACGCGCACATCCAAACCGTTATCTCATCCATAATGGTGAGATTAACACCCTTCAAGGAAATATGAATTGGATGAAAGCACGTGAAAAACAATTTGTTTCTGAAGCATTTGGAGATGATATCGACAAGCTGCTGCCAATCTTAGATGCTGACGGAAGTGACTCGTCCATTTTAGACCAGGCATTTGAGTTTCTAGTACTTGCGGGCAGAAAGCCTTCACATACAGCTATGATGATGATTCCTGAACCATGGAGTGAAAACCCGCATTTAGAACAAGATAGGCGTGCTTTTTACGAATTCCATAGCTGCTTAATGGAGCCATGGGATGGACCGACAGCTATATCATTTACAAACGGAAAACAAATCGGGGCGATTTTGGATCGAAACGGATTGCGTCCTGCGAGATATTATGTAACGAAAGATGATTATATTATCTTTTCATCAGAAGTAGGTGTAATAGACGTTGCTGAGGAAAACGTACTTTACAAAGAACGTTTGAGTCCAGGTCGTATGCTCCTTATTGATTTAGAAGAAGGACGCATCATTACTGACAATGAGATTAAAACGGAAATGGCAGGTGAACATCCTTATGACGCTTGGCTTACAAACGGGCTTCTCCACTTAGATGATGAAGCAGAAGAGTCAACTATTCACCTGGATGAGATCCGAAAAAGACAAAAAGCCTTCGGATATACGTATGAAGATATTCATAAATATTTGCTTCCGGTAATTACAGAAGGTAAAGACCCGATTGGTTCAATGGGGAACGATACACCGTTAGCCGTTTTATCCGACAGACCACAATCGCTTTTTAACTATTTCAAACAATTATTTGCTCAAGTAACAAATCCGCCGATTGATGCTATCCGGGAAAAAATTGTTACTTCAACAATGACATTATTAGGTGCAGAGGGAAATCTGCTTCACCCTGGTCCACAGAACGCACGCAGAATACAATTGGACTCACCAGTATTAACAACAAATGAATTCGATCAAATAAAAAAGAACGATATTTCTGATTTTAAAACAGCTATCTTACACACTCTTTTTTCAGAAGATTTAGATAATACGATTATTTCCTTTCATCAAGAAGCAGAAAAAGCAATTTTTGATGGAGCTTCATTACTCATTTTATCTGATCGTGAAATGACCCAATCAAACTCGCCAATTCCTGTTTTACTAGCAGTAAGTTCACTGCACCATTTCCTTGTTCAACAAGGTTTGCGAACAAAAGTAAGCTTAATAGTTGAATCAGGCGAAGTACGAGAAGTTCACCACTTTGCGGCTTTAATTGGATATGGCGCTGACGCTATTCATCCTTATTTAACTTACAAAACTTACGAAGAGGCAATTAAAGATGGCCACATTAATCTTTCTCTTCAAGAAACGATAAGCAAGTATAAAAAAGGTGTTACAGACGGCATTGTAAAAGTGATGTCTAAGATGGGAATTTCAACGGTCCAAAGTTACCGTGGAGCTCAAATCTTTGAGGCAGTCGGAATCGGCAAAGAAGTTATCGATCGATATTTTCCAGCTACCGCTTCTCAAATTAATGGAATTACACTTAAAGAAATTGAGAAAGAAGCACAATTAAGACATCAGCAAGGCTTTGTAGAGACAATTGAAGATACACTTGAATCAGGAAGTGATTTTCAATGGAGAAGCACTGGAGAGCATCATGCATTTAATCCAAAAACAATACACACTTTACAGTGGGCTTGCCGAAAAAATGATTATTCTCTATTTAAAACATTTTCAAAACTTGCTGACGATGAACGTACGACGTTTTTAAGAAATTTGTTTTCGTTCAAATCTGATGTGAAAAGCATACCACTTGAGGAAGTCGAACCTGTTGAAGAGATCGTTAAACGATTTAAGACAGGGGCTATGTCATTCGGATCATTAAGCCAAGAAGCTCACGAGTCACTTGCAATTGCAATGAACCGATTAGGCGGAAAAAGCAACAGCGGTGAAGGTGGAGAAGATCCTAATCGATTTATTCCTGACGAGAAAGGCAATAATCGACGAAGCGCTATTAAACAAGTTGCGTCTGGAAGATTCGGTGTTAAGAGTCATTATCTTGTGAACGCAGATGAACTTCAGATTAAGATGGCTCAAGGTGCGAAACCTGGTGAAGGCGGACAGCTCCCTGGAAATAAGGTGTATCCATGGGTTGCAGATGTTCGAGGTTCGACTCCGGGAGTAGGACTTATTTCGCCTCCTCCGCATCATGATATTTATTCAATTGAAGATATCGCTCAACTTATACACGATCTTAAAAACGCTAACCGTGAAGCAAGAATCAGTGTAAAACTCGTTTCAAAATCAGGTGTTGGTACAATTGCAGCTGGTGTGGCAAAAGGTGCAGCAGATGTTATTGTAATCAGCGGCTATGATGGAGGAACTGGTGCATCTCCAAAAACAAGTATTAAGCATACTGGGCTTCCGTGGGAGCTGGGTCTTGCTGAAACACATCAAACACTGATGCTAAATGGTCTTAGAGAACGTGTAACGCTGGAAACTGATGGAAAACTAATGACTGGTAAAGACGTAGTTCTTGCAGCCCTCTTAGGTGCTGAAGAATACGGATTCGCAACTGCCCCGCTTGTTGTATTAGGCTGTGTAATGATGCGTGCATGTCATTTAGATACTTGTCCGGTAGGTGTTGCCACTCAAAACCCTGAGTTGAGAAAGAAGTTTATGGGTGACCCTGATCACGTTGTGAATTATATGAAATTTGTAGCCGAAGAAATTCGTGAAATCATGGCATTACTTGGCTTTAGAACAGTCGAAGAAATGGTAGGCCGTACTGATGTGTTAACGGTTGGCGAACGTGCAAAGAACCATTGGAAGGCGAAACACTTGGATCTAACTAAGCTGCTTTATCAAGCTCAGGGTGTTAGAACATGCCAGACGAAACAAGATCACAAAATCGAACAATCTTTAGATATTAAAGAGATCCTACCAATTTTAAGTACGGCATTAGAAGAGAAAAAGCCTGTGTCATTGAATCTTCCTATTAAAAATACAAACCGTGTTGCAGGAACGATTGCTGGTAGTGAAATCACGAAACGATATGGTGAAGAGGGACTGCCAGAAGATACAGTTACTCTTACATTTAACGGTTCAGCTGGTCAAAGCTTCGGTGCATTTGTACCACGCGGTATGAGCTTATATTTAAACGGAGATAGCAATGACTATTTCGGTAAAGGACTTTCAGGCGGGAAGATGATCGTTGCTCCACCAAAAACAAGTGATTATTTAGCAGATGACAATGTGATCATCGGCAATGTTGCTTTCTATGGTGCAACGAGCGGTGAAGCATATATTAACGGACTTGCCGGTGAAAGATTTGCAGTTAGAAACAGCGGTGCTGATATTGTCGTCGAAGGAATCGGAGATCATGGCTGTGAATATATGACAGGCGGCCGTGTTGTTGTATTAGGAGATACAGGTAAGAACTTTGCTGCAGGGATGAGCGGAGGAATCGCTTATGTTTACACACATCAACCTCTCTTATTTAAAAGACTTTGCAATAAGGAAGGCATTGAATTTGAGAGATTGAATGATCTGGACGAATCAGAATCTCTTAAGCTGCTTATTCAAAACCATTATGCTTATACACAAAGTCAAAAAGCAGCTGCTAT
- a CDS encoding LysR family transcriptional regulator, which translates to MEIRQLQYFIEVAEREHVSEAALALHVAQSAVSRQIANLETELGVDLFEREGRNIKLSPVGKLFLQHAKSAIKAIDHAKKQIEEYLDPERGTIKIGFPTSLAGQLLPTVVSAFKREHPHIAFHLRQGSYHFLTESVKNGDIDLAFLGPVPKNDPDLEGNILFTEKISALLPDQHPLSDKKRLLLNDLRNDDFVLFPEGYILREVVVNACKESGFLPKIACEGEDLDAIKGLVTAGMGVTLLPDSSISETKPRFTVKVPIEIPDVRRTVGLITPRGRELAPAEQVFFEFVIHFFSVLEQYK; encoded by the coding sequence ATGGAGATTCGACAATTACAATATTTTATCGAAGTAGCAGAACGTGAACATGTATCTGAAGCAGCACTTGCCCTTCATGTCGCTCAATCAGCTGTAAGCCGACAAATTGCGAATTTAGAAACAGAGTTGGGTGTAGACCTTTTTGAACGAGAAGGGAGAAACATCAAGCTCTCTCCTGTAGGAAAATTATTCTTACAACATGCAAAATCCGCTATTAAAGCGATAGACCATGCAAAAAAGCAGATTGAAGAATACTTAGACCCTGAAAGAGGTACAATTAAAATCGGCTTTCCAACTAGCCTTGCAGGTCAACTGCTTCCAACTGTTGTTTCAGCCTTTAAAAGAGAGCATCCCCATATTGCTTTCCATTTAAGACAAGGTTCTTATCATTTTTTAACAGAAAGCGTTAAGAATGGTGATATTGATCTTGCGTTTCTTGGTCCAGTACCCAAAAATGACCCTGACTTAGAGGGGAATATTTTATTTACAGAAAAAATTTCAGCATTGTTACCCGATCAGCACCCATTATCAGATAAAAAAAGATTATTATTGAACGATTTAAGAAATGATGATTTTGTCCTGTTCCCCGAAGGATATATCTTACGAGAAGTAGTAGTGAATGCATGTAAGGAATCAGGCTTTTTACCTAAGATCGCTTGTGAAGGAGAGGATTTAGATGCGATCAAAGGGCTAGTTACTGCAGGTATGGGTGTAACACTTTTACCCGATAGTTCCATAAGTGAAACTAAACCGCGTTTTACCGTCAAAGTCCCTATTGAAATTCCGGATGTTAGAAGGACGGTTGGATTGATAACTCCCAGGGGGCGTGAATTAGCACCTGCTGAACAAGTTTTTTTTGAATTCGTAATTCACTTCTTTTCAGTGCTAGAACAATACAAATAA
- a CDS encoding DUF1641 domain-containing protein — protein MAKAIKNVHKIPVTEEQKRKNDLLEVENALIKNKDAILQTLEIMNHMQDKGILSLLNGLFGQGDKVLEIAIKAMDKPENTNTLKNLLLLSGSLGMINVKQLEPFLLKFNSGIARIAEHKDTEEKTGYLDIVRSLKDPEINKSITLLLQFLKGMGQDTEDYEKTNQDTQEQRVNQTKNKTLE, from the coding sequence ATGGCTAAAGCGATTAAGAACGTTCATAAAATACCTGTGACAGAGGAACAAAAGCGAAAAAATGATTTGCTAGAAGTAGAAAATGCTTTAATAAAAAATAAAGACGCAATTTTGCAAACCCTTGAAATCATGAACCACATGCAAGATAAAGGAATCCTTTCATTGCTTAACGGGTTATTTGGTCAGGGTGACAAAGTGTTGGAAATTGCCATTAAAGCAATGGATAAACCAGAAAACACAAATACGCTTAAAAACCTCCTATTGTTATCAGGTTCATTAGGCATGATCAATGTAAAACAATTAGAGCCGTTTTTATTAAAATTCAATTCCGGTATTGCCCGCATTGCAGAACATAAAGATACTGAGGAAAAAACAGGTTATTTAGACATAGTACGGTCCCTGAAAGATCCAGAAATCAATAAATCGATCACTTTGCTGCTTCAATTTTTAAAAGGTATGGGGCAGGACACAGAGGATTATGAAAAAACCAATCAAGATACACAGGAACAGCGCGTGAATCAAACGAAAAACAAGACACTTGAATAA
- the fdhF gene encoding formate dehydrogenase subunit alpha encodes MSEPYFVKINGSEVKAKDKQTILNLLSNTATQVPHVCYHPSLGPIETCDTCIVKINGEFVRACSTKLKEGDEVDTCSDEVIEAQVIGMDRILFNHELYCTVCDYNNGTCEVHNTVKEMKINHQSIPFDHKPYEVDRSNPFYRYDPDQCILCGRCVEACQDVQVTETLSIDWERERPRVIWDKDVPINESSCVSCGHCSTVCPCNAMMEKGMEGEAGYMTGINRETLRPMIEITKGVETGYGSILAISDMESAMREQRIKKTKTVCTFCGVGCSFDVWTKERKILKIEPTIDAPANGISTCIKGKFGWDYVNSEERLTKPLIREGNSFREASWDEALNLIAAKFTEIKTQYGSQALTFISSSKCTNEESYLMQKLARAVIGTNNIDNCSRYCQTPATMGLFRTVGHGGDSGSIKDIEKSELIIVIGSNTSESHPVLATRIKRSHKLHNQKLIVADLRKHEMADRADLFIQPRAGSDLVWLSAVTKYILDKGWADHEFLSKHVNGLKEFTQNLEKFTLEYAEATTGLSQESMIHIAETISKSKSVCILWAMGVTQHMGGSDTSTAISNLLLVTGNYGRPGVGSYPLRGHNNVQGASDFGSMPDRLPSYEKVADEKVRAKYEQAWGVKIPEEPGLNNHEMVQGIMDGNVKAMYLKGEDMGIVDSNINHVHAAYEKLDFFVVQDLFLTRTAEFADVVLPASPSLEKEGTFTNTERRIQRLYQVLEPLGDSKPDWKIIQEIANRLGAGWNYTHPSDIMAEAAQLAPLFAGVSYERLEGYNSLQWPVAPDGTDTPVLFTKGFPFDDRKAKLFPVDWTEPKEFGEEYDIHVNNGRLLEHFHEGNMTYKSEGITSKTPNTFLEISRVLADERGIKDGTLVRLSSPYGSVKVHCLITDRVKGKEVYLPMNDSGEASINLLTSSHSDKDTDTPAYKETSAKLEILQVEGVNPLPKINFRYGNPQPQIGVEVDKKWARKDYIFPGDVVKKERNQHG; translated from the coding sequence TTGTCAGAACCTTATTTTGTAAAAATTAATGGCTCAGAAGTAAAAGCAAAAGATAAGCAAACCATTTTAAATCTTCTATCTAATACGGCAACACAGGTACCCCACGTTTGCTATCATCCAAGTCTAGGACCTATTGAAACTTGCGACACATGTATTGTAAAAATAAACGGTGAATTTGTTAGGGCATGTTCAACAAAGTTAAAAGAAGGCGATGAAGTTGATACCTGTTCAGATGAAGTAATAGAAGCTCAAGTGATTGGGATGGACAGGATACTTTTTAACCATGAACTCTATTGTACGGTTTGCGATTATAACAATGGCACCTGCGAAGTACATAACACCGTAAAAGAGATGAAAATTAATCATCAAAGTATTCCGTTTGATCACAAACCATATGAAGTGGATCGTTCAAACCCCTTTTACAGGTATGACCCTGATCAGTGTATATTGTGCGGTCGCTGTGTAGAAGCCTGTCAGGATGTTCAAGTGACTGAAACCTTGTCAATTGATTGGGAGCGAGAAAGGCCACGTGTAATTTGGGACAAAGACGTTCCTATCAATGAATCATCTTGTGTTTCATGCGGACACTGTTCTACTGTTTGTCCTTGTAATGCCATGATGGAAAAAGGTATGGAGGGCGAAGCAGGATATATGACTGGAATCAACAGAGAAACACTGCGTCCAATGATTGAAATTACAAAGGGTGTAGAGACAGGATACGGATCAATCTTGGCAATTTCGGATATGGAATCAGCGATGCGTGAACAACGCATTAAAAAGACGAAAACTGTATGCACATTTTGTGGGGTAGGATGCAGTTTTGACGTATGGACAAAGGAAAGAAAAATATTAAAAATTGAACCCACAATTGATGCACCTGCTAATGGAATTTCCACATGTATAAAAGGAAAATTTGGTTGGGATTATGTTAATAGTGAAGAACGATTAACAAAACCATTAATACGTGAAGGAAATTCATTTAGGGAAGCTTCTTGGGATGAAGCCTTAAATCTGATCGCTGCTAAGTTTACCGAAATAAAAACTCAATATGGATCACAAGCTTTAACATTTATCAGTTCATCAAAATGTACGAATGAAGAATCCTATTTGATGCAAAAGTTAGCTCGAGCTGTTATTGGTACAAATAATATTGATAACTGCTCTCGTTATTGTCAAACACCAGCCACTATGGGGCTGTTTAGAACCGTTGGGCACGGTGGAGATTCAGGATCCATTAAGGATATCGAGAAGTCAGAACTTATTATTGTCATAGGTTCTAACACTTCTGAATCTCATCCGGTTTTGGCAACACGAATTAAACGCTCTCACAAATTGCACAATCAAAAGCTAATCGTAGCAGACCTGCGCAAGCATGAAATGGCAGATCGTGCAGATCTCTTTATACAGCCCCGGGCAGGTTCTGATTTGGTATGGCTGTCTGCAGTTACAAAATATATCCTGGATAAAGGATGGGCAGACCATGAATTTTTAAGTAAACATGTAAATGGTTTAAAAGAATTCACACAAAATCTTGAAAAATTCACGCTTGAGTATGCAGAAGCGACAACTGGTCTTTCTCAAGAATCTATGATTCATATTGCTGAAACAATTTCTAAATCAAAAAGTGTATGTATTCTTTGGGCTATGGGTGTCACACAGCATATGGGCGGCAGTGATACAAGCACGGCAATTTCAAATCTATTGCTTGTAACAGGGAACTATGGTCGTCCAGGCGTTGGTTCTTATCCGCTTCGAGGTCATAATAACGTTCAAGGCGCAAGTGATTTTGGAAGCATGCCTGACCGTTTGCCTTCTTATGAAAAAGTAGCAGATGAAAAAGTAAGAGCAAAATACGAACAAGCATGGGGTGTAAAAATTCCTGAGGAACCGGGTCTAAACAATCATGAAATGGTTCAAGGAATTATGGATGGAAATGTGAAAGCCATGTATTTAAAAGGAGAAGACATGGGGATTGTAGATTCGAACATTAACCACGTCCATGCTGCATACGAAAAACTAGATTTTTTTGTTGTACAAGATTTGTTTTTAACGAGAACAGCTGAATTTGCCGATGTGGTGCTGCCTGCAAGTCCAAGTCTTGAAAAAGAAGGGACATTTACGAACACTGAACGACGAATCCAAAGGCTGTATCAGGTACTTGAACCTCTTGGCGATTCAAAACCTGACTGGAAAATCATTCAAGAAATAGCGAACCGTTTGGGTGCTGGATGGAATTACACACATCCAAGTGACATAATGGCTGAAGCTGCACAATTAGCACCATTATTCGCCGGTGTTTCTTATGAAAGATTAGAAGGATATAACAGTCTTCAATGGCCAGTGGCTCCAGATGGAACGGATACACCCGTTCTCTTCACAAAAGGATTTCCATTTGACGATCGAAAAGCGAAATTATTTCCAGTCGATTGGACTGAGCCGAAGGAATTTGGTGAAGAGTACGATATCCATGTGAACAATGGAAGGCTGTTAGAACACTTTCATGAAGGAAATATGACCTATAAGTCTGAGGGAATTACATCTAAGACACCAAATACCTTTCTGGAGATTTCGAGAGTTCTCGCTGATGAGAGGGGAATTAAAGATGGAACGCTCGTACGCTTATCTTCTCCTTATGGAAGTGTAAAAGTTCACTGTTTGATAACTGACAGAGTTAAAGGGAAAGAAGTTTACCTGCCAATGAACGACAGCGGAGAAGCTTCGATTAATTTACTGACAAGTAGCCACTCTGATAAAGATACGGATACACCTGCATATAAGGAAACGAGCGCGAAGCTTGAAATCCTGCAGGTAGAAGGGGTTAACCCTCTTCCAAAAATAAACTTCAGATATGGGAATCCGCAACCGCAAATTGGGGTAGAAGTGGATAAAAAATGGGCTCGCAAAGACTATATCTTCCCTGGAGATGTTGTGAAGAAGGAGCGAAACCAACATGGCTAA
- a CDS encoding CBS domain-containing protein: MVVAKMKTKSENSLSDRFEIAFNQIHKCLIEKVKDTCDDRFKQLVENGMKKHSLIRSFYNELCQFAKLRNAIVHEKVDHDFYIAEPHLDIVERIEKVAGYFMKPEIALNIATKNVHHFKENDCLADVLSCIRETSYSRFPVYNEKGEYLWLLTATYILNWLTDRLADQVIDLNNAKISDIANREEKQLVAFISKTSSIFKAEEIFENFHKDGKKLEAIIITLNGSENEKPLGIVTSYDLIEIDLE; encoded by the coding sequence ATGGTTGTAGCCAAGATGAAGACAAAAAGTGAAAATTCTTTATCCGACAGGTTTGAAATTGCATTCAATCAAATTCATAAATGTTTAATTGAAAAAGTCAAAGATACTTGTGATGATAGATTTAAGCAATTGGTAGAAAATGGTATGAAAAAACATTCCCTCATTCGTTCGTTCTATAATGAGCTTTGTCAATTCGCCAAACTCAGAAATGCAATTGTACATGAAAAAGTAGATCATGATTTTTACATCGCTGAGCCACATTTAGATATCGTAGAAAGAATAGAGAAAGTTGCAGGTTATTTTATGAAACCTGAGATCGCACTTAATATTGCAACCAAAAATGTTCATCATTTTAAAGAAAATGACTGTCTAGCAGATGTACTGAGCTGTATTCGCGAAACCTCATATTCGCGGTTTCCAGTTTACAATGAAAAAGGAGAATATCTATGGTTATTAACAGCTACATACATTTTAAATTGGCTTACTGACCGTCTTGCCGATCAAGTTATTGATTTAAATAACGCAAAAATTTCTGATATCGCCAACAGAGAAGAAAAGCAGCTAGTTGCTTTTATATCTAAAACATCCAGTATTTTTAAAGCAGAAGAAATTTTCGAAAACTTCCATAAAGATGGCAAAAAACTCGAAGCGATCATTATTACATTAAATGGCAGTGAAAATGAAAAACCACTAGGAATTGTCACATCTTATGATCTAATCGAAATAGATTTAGAATAA
- a CDS encoding GNAT family N-acetyltransferase: MKTELITDSTKKDFLLFCKKHRNHLDDSYLSDKELELFCPEKEAAYVIRDSDNLIIGAVSLILDHDYIITKKARFRIFFCEKSEQKIYQHLLDKIMNNLQAGDYIYAFVKEEHIKLHESYKIIGFEIERYVFVLERDDLTLLPPIFPEDYSLKTFRFGRDESIFCKVRNEGFKQLIGFTPMSPKTAAQMQNWDDYLEDGIFLLYHKCEPIGVVRTGKDFFNGSHYATVNTLAIIPKYQGKGLGRQLLRTCLAYGKEKGLEKGFLCVNADNDQAAKLYEQEGFQKTESFVCYNFIKN, translated from the coding sequence ATGAAAACCGAACTGATAACAGACTCAACCAAAAAGGATTTTCTTTTGTTTTGTAAAAAACATCGTAACCATTTAGATGATTCTTATCTCAGTGACAAGGAACTCGAGTTGTTCTGTCCAGAGAAAGAAGCAGCATATGTGATCAGGGATTCTGATAATCTGATTATTGGTGCGGTTTCATTAATTCTGGATCATGACTATATAATTACTAAAAAAGCTCGATTCCGCATCTTTTTTTGTGAAAAATCCGAACAAAAAATATATCAGCATTTATTAGATAAAATAATGAACAACCTTCAAGCTGGCGATTATATTTATGCATTTGTAAAAGAAGAACATATTAAATTACATGAATCTTATAAAATTATCGGCTTTGAAATCGAAAGGTATGTATTTGTCTTAGAAAGAGACGATTTAACTTTATTGCCTCCAATCTTTCCTGAAGATTATTCCTTAAAAACCTTTAGATTCGGAAGAGATGAATCTATTTTTTGCAAAGTGAGGAATGAAGGATTTAAACAGCTTATCGGTTTCACTCCAATGTCACCTAAAACAGCTGCACAAATGCAAAATTGGGATGATTACTTAGAAGATGGGATATTTCTTCTTTATCACAAATGTGAACCAATCGGCGTCGTTCGAACAGGTAAAGATTTTTTCAACGGAAGTCATTATGCTACTGTAAATACTTTAGCGATAATTCCAAAGTACCAAGGTAAAGGTCTTGGCCGTCAACTGTTAAGAACTTGTTTGGCTTATGGGAAAGAAAAAGGCTTAGAAAAAGGATTTTTGTGTGTAAATGCCGATAATGATCAAGCTGCTAAACTCTACGAACAAGAGGGTTTTCAGAAAACGGAATCCTTTGTTTGCTATAATTTTATAAAGAACTAG